Proteins encoded within one genomic window of Ranitomeya variabilis isolate aRanVar5 chromosome 4, aRanVar5.hap1, whole genome shotgun sequence:
- the LOC143766677 gene encoding gastrula zinc finger protein XlCGF66.1-like, with protein sequence MDMKRDKMAERILHLTLEILFRLTGEDYTVVKKNSNERCRVPVSEGWERPLSPITKPPPHPLIHEDINEQKILELTYKMIELLTGEVPIRCQDVAVYFSMEEWEYLEGHKDLYKDVMMEVPQPLTSPGNRIKYTQPIIIFM encoded by the exons ATGGATATGAAGAGGGACAAGATGgccgagaggatattacacctcaccctagagatcctcttccgtcttactggagag gattacacagtagtgaaaaaaaattctaatgaGCGCTGTCGggtccctgtgtctgagggatgggaaagacccctgagcccaatcacaaagCCTCCTCCTCAcccactgatacatgaggacatcaatgaacaaaagatcctagaactcacctacaagatgattgagctgctgactggagag gttcctataaggtgtcaggatgtcgctgtctatttctccatggaggagtgggaatatttagaaggacacaaagatctgtacaaggacgtcatgatggaggttccccagcccctcacatcaccaggtaataggattaaatacacacagcctataattatctttATGTAA